The following are encoded together in the Glycine max cultivar Williams 82 chromosome 8, Glycine_max_v4.0, whole genome shotgun sequence genome:
- the LOC100780706 gene encoding H/ACA ribonucleoprotein complex subunit 4 produces the protein MSESDTKKKKQQQRSGGKHEGEEGLMIKPQSFTPPIDTSQWPILLKNYERLNVRTGHYTPIPSGYSPLKRPLSEYLKYGVLNLDKPANPSSHEVVAWIKRLLRVEKTGHSGTLDPKVTGNLIVCIDRATRLVKSQQGAGKEYVCIARLHSAVPDISKVSRALETLTGAVFQRPPLISAVKRQLRIRTIYESKLLEYDPDRHLVVFWISCEAGTYVRTMCVHLGLLLGVGSHMQELRRVRSGIMGEKDNMVSMHDVMDAQWVYDNYRDETYLRRVVMPLEILLTSYKRLVVKDSAVNAICYGAKFMIPGLLRFENDIDVGEEVVLMTTKGEAIALGIAEMTTAVMATCDHGVVAKIKRVVMDRDTYPRKWGLGPRASMKKRLISEGKLDKHGKPNEKTPQEWLRNLVLPTGGDSMIAGLAAAPEPEDDKLQKKEEGDGEGKKRKKHESTDSLVAVPAKKAKVVDEVEELEKLEKVKVKKVDEETVEVEVEKKEKKKKKKKDKENSEVASSDEEKTEKKKNKNKIEDGSPELDKSEKKKKKKKDKAAAAAAEISNGKVDDSNADKSEKKKNKKKKNKDAKEE, from the coding sequence ATGTCTGAGTCGgacacgaagaagaagaagcagcagcAGCGCAGCGGCGGAAagcatgaaggagaagaagggtTGATGATCAAGCCCCAGAGCTTCACTCCCCCCATCGACACCTCCCAATGGCCCATTCTCCTCAAAAACTACGAGCGCCTCAACGTCCGCACCGGCCACTACACCCCCATTCCCTCCGGCTACTCCCCCCTGAAGCGCCCCCTCTCCGAGTACCTCAAATACGGCGTCCTCAACCTCGACAAGCCCGCCAACCCTTCCTCCCACGAGGTCGTGGCCTGGATCAAGCGCCTCCTCCGCGTCGAAAAAACCGGCCACTCCGGTACCCTCGACCCCAAGGTCACCGGTAACCTCATCGTCTGCATCGACCGCGCCACCCGCCTCGTCAAGTCCCAGCAGGGAGCCGGTAAAGAATACGTCTGCATCGCCCGCCTCCACTCCGCCGTCCCCGACATCTCCAAGGTCTCCCGCGCCCTCGAAACCCTTACCGGCGCCGTCTTCCAGCGTCCCCCCTTGATCTCCGCCGTCAAGCGCCAGCTCCGGATTCGGACCATCTACGAAAGTAAGCTCCTTGAGTATGACCCTGATAGGCACTTGgttgttttctggatttcctgTGAGGCTGGTACCTATGTTAGGACTATGTGTGTTCACTTAGGGTTGCTTCTTGGTGTGGGTAGCCACATGCAGGAGCTTAGGAGGGTTAGGTCCGGGATCATGGGGGAGAAGGATAACATGGTCAGCATGCATGATGTCATGGATGCTCAGTGGGTTTATGATAATTATAGGGATGAGACTTATTTGAGGAGGGTTGTTATGCCCTTGGAGATTCTCTTGACTAGCTATAAGAGGCTTGTTGTTAAGGACTCTGCTGTCAATGCTATTTGTTATGGTGCTAAGTTCATGATTCCTGGGTTGCTTAGGTTTGAGAATGATATTGATGTTGGGGAGGAGGTTGTGCTTATGACTACTAAGGGTGAGGCTATTGCTCTTGGGATTGCTGAGATGACTACTGCTGTTATGGCCACTTGTGATCATGGGGTTGTGGCCAAGATCAAGAGGGTGGTCATGGATAGGGATACTTATCCAAGGAAGTGGGGTTTGGGACCCAGGGCTTCCATGAAGAAGAGGCTTATTAGTGAAGGGAAGCTCGATAAGCATGGGAAGCCCAATGAGAAGACTCCACAGGAGTGGCTTAGGAATCTGGTTTTGCCAACTGGTGGGGATAGCATGATTGCTGGCTTGGCTGCTGCGCCAGAACCTGAGGACGACAAGCTTCAGAAGAAGGAGGAGGGAGATGGGGAagggaagaagagaaagaagcaTGAAAGCACAGATAGCCTGGTTGCTGTTCCTGCTAAGAAGGCGAAAGTGGTAGATGAAGTGGAAGAGCTTGAAAAGCTAGAAAAGGTGAAGGTGAAGAAGGTAGATGAAGAGACTGTGGAGGTTGAAGTtgagaagaaagagaagaagaagaaaaagaagaaggataagGAGAACAGCGAGGTGGCCTCTTCGGATGAGGAGAAaactgagaagaagaagaacaagaataAGATTGAAGATGGTTCGCCGGAGTTAGACAAGtctgagaagaaaaagaaaaagaagaaagacaaaGCTGCTGCCGCTGCTGCTGAAATTAGCAATGGAAAGGTGGATGACAGTAATGCTGATAAGagtgaaaagaagaagaataagaaaaagaaaaacaaagatgcTAAGGAAGAATAG
- the LOC100781245 gene encoding RING-H2 finger protein ATL54 codes for MGLHHHHHRKLMPLPEKICGLICHVKKSEPCSSDCKVCLKICLTNPQYPSFYYSPPPPQVPPFQSYDDVVDGADQAYNHKISTYLFLALALLTAAFFVVSCRAIYTRFSSRRRVSSPSTSRRQTQTHHDDDDFVDDEEHHGRMVDHPIWYIRTLGLQQSIINAITVCKYKKGEGLIEGTDCAVCLSEFQEDENLRLLPKCQHAFHLPCIDTWLRSHTNCPMCRAPIVAEIESSSFVDSNSLENSHMEVLENSAPGGSELMNNNRVEEVGQLEEVVDDDGVRVCETETPVEDVAASIRPRRSFSLDSFSVANFNLALATAESYGNSKRVQGGVDDIDDPTASKGVIGNYLATSSKGSSSFRLTRYLQQGIPSSSVKRSQSFNGKYLLSRYGRSQKKPNAPLRSF; via the coding sequence ATGGGTctgcatcatcatcatcacagaAAGTTGATGCCATTGCCAGAAAAAATCTGCGGGTTAATTTGTCATGTGAAGAAGTCCGAGCCTTGTTCCTCAGATTGCAAAGTTTGCCTTAAGATCTGTCTAACCAATCCCCAATATCCTTCTTTTTATTAttctcctccaccaccacaaGTTCCTCCTTTTCAATCATatgatgatgttgttgatggcgcAGATCAAGCATACAACCACAAAATCTCCACCTATTTGTTCCTTGCACTTGCTCTTCTAACTGCTGCTTTCTTTGTCGTTTCTTGTCGTGCCATCTATACCAGGTTTAGCTCAAGGAGGAGGGTATCATCACCATCAACATCAAGGCGCCAAACCCAAACAcaccatgatgatgatgattttgttGATGATGAAGAGCATCATGGCCGTATGGTTGACCACCCCATATGGTATATCCGCACCCTTGGCCTTCAGCAATCAATTATCAATGCCATCACAGTTTGTAAGTATAAGAAAGGAGAAGGTTTGATTGAAGGAACGGATTGTGCTGTTTGCTTGAGTGAGTTCCAAGAGGATGAGAATCTCAGACTTTTGCCAAAATGTCAGCATGCTTTTCATCTTCCTTGTATTGATACCTGGCTTAGGTCTCATACCAATTGTCCCATGTGCCGGGCTCCAATTGTTGCTGAGATTGAGTCTTCTAGTTTTGTTGATTCAAATTCCTTGGAAAATAGCCATATGGAAGTTTTGGAGAATAGTGCTCCTGGTGGTTCTGAATTGATGAATAATAATAGGGTAGAGGAAGTAGGCCAATtggaagaagttgttgatgatgatggaGTGAGGGTTTGTGAAACTGAAACCCCGGTTGAAGATGTGGCCGCAAGCATTCGTCCTAGAAGATCTTTTTCTCTGGATTCTTTTTCTGTTGCAAATTTCAATCTTGCTCTTGCAACAGCAGAATCTTATGGCAACTCAAAAAGAGTGCAGGGAGGTGTGGATGATATTGATGATCCTACTGCTTCAAAGGGGGTTATTGGAAACTATTTGGCAACTTCTTCCAAAGGTAGCTCCTCTTTCAGGTTAACAAGATATCTGCAGCAGGGTATTCCTAGTTCTTCAGTGAAACGGTCACAGTCCTTCAATGGGAAATACCTTCTATCCCGGTATGGCCGCAGTCAGAAGAAGCCAAATGCTCCTCTGAGAAGCTTTTGA